From Rutidosis leptorrhynchoides isolate AG116_Rl617_1_P2 chromosome 3, CSIRO_AGI_Rlap_v1, whole genome shotgun sequence, a single genomic window includes:
- the LOC139895725 gene encoding two-component response regulator ARR17-like, with protein MSTEYCEDNVPHVLAVDDNLIDRKLVEKLLKNSSCRVTTAENGMRALEYLGLRENQQQTNLNANGLKVNMIITDYCMPGMTGYELLQRIKESSMLKEVPVVIMSSENIPTRISECLEKGAETFMLKPLKLSDVKKLRNQLIKC; from the exons ATGTCGACTGAATATTGTGAAGACAACGTGCCTCATGTTTTAGCGGTTGACGATAATCTGATTGATCGTAAACTTGTCGAAAAATTGCTTAAAAATTCATCCTGCAGAG TGACGACAGCAGAAAATGGAATGAGAGCGTTGGAGTATTTGGGGCTAAGAGAAAATCAACAACAAACTAATCTTAACGCCAAT GGTCTAAAAGTGAATATGATTATTACGGATTATTGCATGCCTGGAATGACCGGTTACGAGCTTCTTCAGAGAATTAAA GAATCATCTATGTTGAAGGAAGTTCCGGTAGTTATAATGTCATCAGAGAACATCCCAACACGAATAAGcga ATGCCTAGAGAAGGGAGCGGAGACGTTCATGTTGAAACCATTGAAGTTATCGGACGTTAAGAAGTTAAGAAATCAGTTAATtaaatgttaa